ttattttattaatataatTCTGTTAAAGAAACATGAAAATCGGACGAACTATTCCAAAGATAAAATCAAATTGATTTCTTCTCGCATTCatatacaattttattttaatatttcctgatggcataggaggccatttggcccattaagtctatggcCACTCTCACAGCAATATCATCAATCACATTCGCCCAGTCATTTCCCTCTAACCTGAGTGCACATGCTCCTCACagcccctgattctcccaccagccacctacaaTAGGGGTAAATTGCGTAGTCAAATCAGACTTCCAACCAACTTATTttaaggatgtgggagaaaactggagcagccaggggaaacagggagaacatgtaaactccacacacaaagcaccaaaggtcaggattgaacctgggtcactgaggcTGTAAAACAGCCGCACTACCTGCAGCGGCACTGTGCCAAAGCATTTctcaaatataaaaataaatcataaCAATGTAAAATATTAACACCAAGTCAAACTTTGATTAAGCTCCATGAGAAGGCAAAGTCTGAGGAGAGAACTTGTATTTACATAGTACCCTTTTTCTGTAGTAATATACCCTAAAGTACTTCACAGAAGCATCAGTAAACAAAAGCCAGCAAAAGAAGGTCACCATAAGTTTGGTCAAAGGAGTAAATTTTAAGGAATCCCTATAAGGAGGACCTATCAGTGAGGCAGATGCTTAGGAATAGGATTCCAGTGGAACTGAAAGCATGGCTGCCAGTAGTGGTGAGGTGAAAATCCAGGGCATGCAAGATGCCAGAACTGGAGAAGCAGTACACAGAGCTCACTAAAACCAACAGATAAAATGTGGAGCACACACCTCCTCAGGTTCAATCAACTTGAATTCCATGCCTCTGCCTGTCCACGCAATGAAGTGGGAATTAGATGGATCATCCAGCAGAGTCACTAGGAACTGCCACAGCTGTAAAGAACCACGTCGTTGGTAGGGCAGATTTTCTCTGTATACTGGGGATTCTTGTTTGACTTTATCTGTTAAACAAACCAAAAATGAGAAGCCGGTTGTCATTTTCTTGAATCATTTCCCATCTTAACAAAAAGGCTAGTCACACTGAATCAAACCACTTTCAGAAATAAAATCTTGCCGTGTATAAATCTGCCCAACAGAAGGGTTAGAACTTTGTATATTTTATATTGGCAAAGAACGTGTAGATATTTAACTTTTCCACATGTTCAGCTCCTTCAAGAGCAAACAAAAATTCCATTGAGGAGAACGAATCACTTGAAAAAACATGAGAGAGGCCCACGTTGAACACGATTGGCTCAAAATCAATTGCTGGCACACTCTAAGCAATAATGAATGACTCAATTTTATCCCCTTCAACAAAAATATACACTAACAGGGCACTGACCTTGTTTCACAATGATGGGTGAGAATACAAGGTTCCTGATTCTTCTGTTGTATATTTTTGGTTTGACATGAAACAATGACAGTGTTTACATAATTGCTGCATCAGTATTATTGGCCTGAAAGTGAATCATCAACCCAAATGACTTGCCTCAATCTGACAGTGATTGTATAATTGAGAACACTTCAAGTCTTGGTAATGAACACATTAACGTTAAAAGTGCATCTTAGATATTTATTAGCAGAGGGCCTCCAAACAGAATGGATGGTATCTTGAAAGATACTACTCATATTTCCCTTCCAGTAAAGACATGAATCTTGCTGGAATCCCTGTGGGCAGTCTGCCACCAAGTAATACCACAGTCATTTTGCATGCATCAATATAGGTAAAATGACTAGTCGATGGAATGACTGCGTACAGCTAACTGAGCCTTCCTCCATCTGCTAAATCTGGTTCTGGCCAATCACACAGGACTTTCCAGCATAAGTAACTGTATGGTGCCAAGAAGCAGGACCCTTGACTGATGTCCCTCTGCACCACCAATTGGGTGCTATAAATCTCCCAGTCGAGATCAACTAATTTGGagaccaaagtcaaagttgataCCTCGCTCTACACTGAATCACAATCAACCTTAACCAGATTTGAAAAATATGTTAAGTACATAAATAACTTACTGTCAATCCTATCTGGTACCACACACGTATCATCATAGTACATTCGGGGATCCTTCTCATAAGGCAAACCTGGCAAAAGGATAAAGATACACATTTTTAATTGTCAAATCAGTTAGAAATTGATTTTCACTGGTAATCTACTCATCTAAGTTAAATGCGAGTTTGCTTTTATGAAGCAAGTATTGACATTGCAGGAATCTTATCATTCCAAGTGTGTTGTAGGGATAGGATACAATAAGAATACCCtagtgtagaagattatgagTCTTCCCCAGAATACCCAACAAATTTAGAGATATGTGTATAGGAGGAAAATGCATATAAATGAAAATTCATGGACTTTTTGAAAGTTAAATAATAAAATTGTTAATAGAGTGAAGACTAAAAATTCCATGTGTAGAAAAAATCTAGAGCTTCAGGCATAATAAAAATCCCATTAAAAAGATACATCAGACTGTGAACCTTAAGTCAGATTGTGGCCTTTACTTTGATACAGGTTGAATACAGAAGGGAATGGTATTGGGACTAGTTTTTGATTTTGTGCAACAGGATAAAATGCTCCTCTCAAATTGGCAACCCACTACTGCGCTTTAATTTCTTCTGATTATATTTTTACAACATAACCTTGGGTAAACCTTCAGCGTTGCTTAGCATCCTAAATCGGATAGCCTAAAGATAAGTCCCAGTGACATGGTCACATTATTGCAGAGCATTTATGTTAACTACACTTAGTAACCAGAGGAATAACTTGAGATCACTGCAGCAATCTTATTGTTCCCAGACAGAAGAATTTATTGATTTGTGATTTTACCTTCCAAGGGCAAGGAAgagatttagatatttatttattagtcacatgtacattaaaacacacagtgaaatgcgtctttttacattactgagaatgtgctgggggcagaccacaagtgtcgccactcttccggcaccaacatggcatgcccacagcccctaacccgtacgtctttggaaagtgggaggaaaccggagcacccagaggaaacccatgcagacacggggaagacatacaaactccttacagacagcagtgggttAAAAAGCCATGACAGTTCCAATGAACAATAATCCcccattttaaatgttattgaatgTATGCTCTGGTTGAATgagtttctcatatttccttataacacagAAAGAGTCTATTCTGCCCAATGAGCCTATGCTGATTGAGAGCCTTCTATTCAATCCCAtgccctcacttatttccctttaatctattttctctcacatgcccaccaactcctccctgattctcTTACCATCGacctacactaggagtaatttacagtaaccaattaacctaccgaccagcagatctctgggatgtgggaagatccaggggaaacccatgcagtcacagggagagcatacaaacatCACACATATActtgcagaggtcaggattgaacctgggttaatgaatctgtgaggcagcagcacttccTGTGCCAATGGAAGTCTGTGATTATCCAGGAAAACTAGTAGTTTGCTCTTGTGCAcaagtggcacagtggagcagcagttagtgctTTTGCCAGTgatctggcttcaatcctgacctccagtgctatctgtgtggaatttgcatgcccttcctgtgactgcgtgtgtttccgctgggtgctccagtttcactGTACATCCCAAAAATATACTAGTTGATATATTAATTTGCTACTGCAAATTGCCTctcgtgtaggtgggtggcaagaaAATGGACTTGCGAgttgagaataggttacaggtaaataagtgggggaatagcaTCTTTGGGAATGCTCCAACAGCCAGTATaggctcaatggaccaaatagctTCCACTATgtcataaatgaataaaagtatCTGTGACTCaatgccaatttttaaaaaaacacacatcaAGTTAGAGGGCCTGAATTTTACATTAAGGCTTTCAGCAATCTTGCATTTTTCTAAATATGTAACCAAGCAATACCTCATCAGAAGGCAGAGGTACAGTTGCAACAGATGCATTAGCCACAGCAGATAACACTGCTTGGCAGAAGACATACAAGAAGAAACAGGAACAAGCAGCTAACCAGCAGCTGCCTGAGATCTCTGTAGATCCGTTAAACCCTCATGGttccaaaataattttatttttacaccTGCATTTTTCAATCAGATAAGTAGACATTTCAACAAATTAAATTGAAGAAACAATGTTCAGCATACCAGTAAACATTGTTTTCAAAAAGCACTTATGCAACCTTCCTAAAAGTGCAGATctatattttaatttctttgtaaTGGAACAGGGATAAAAGTTTATTGCTGGGAAATTGTTGCGAGTTCCTCCTCCTTTTCCATCGTAACTTCAGCCCAAAACCCCTATGAACAGGATTCCTACCAGCTGCTTGGTGAAATAGAATGGGAGTTGCTCTGAGGAGTATGTCAACCTGTTCATGGATTTGCAATATTTACCTCAGTTCTGGATTGCACCTTTTGTTTTAAAGACTGATTGCCCAAATGTCTTTCTTACCCATCTTTTGCTGAGGTGGTTTCACAGATCCCTGTAACCAGCCAGCACTACCCAAGTgagcatgaaaaaaaaatttggtgCCCTTTCTCATGATGAAAACATTATAATCTGTTCTATGTGCAGGGTTCATGTCTTACCTTAACCAAAGGTCTTAATAAATTCTATTTGTACACCCTCTGCAcagaattatgaagggcatagatagggtgaatgcacgtagtctttttgccagggaaggggaactaaaaactagagggcataggtttaaggtgagaggtgaaagatttaaaagggacttgaggggcaacttcttcatgcagagggtggtgtgtatatggaatgagctgccagagaaagtggttgaggggtACAAtggcacttaaaagacatttgggtaagtacatggataggaggggtttagagggaacatAGGCAAAATAAGACtggtttggtgggcaccatggtcggtatggacgaattgggccaaagggcctgtttctgtgctgtatgactctaatcaaAATATTGACTTCTAAATTCTATCCTATATTTTCGCCGTTAAAATCAGATCACGAGGCAAATTCACTTCTGGATTATTAGGGTGGTTATGGCATGTGCATCAGCTGGGGTTCCATATCCCTCAGCACACATTATTACAATAGACAAAAGTGCAAAAGCAaacaacagcagatgctggaaacttgaaatgaaaacagaggatgctggaaacagtcagcaggtcaggcagcatctgtggagagggaaacagtttttcagtttgatgacctttgatcagaacccAAAAGGTTATTAACTttaagcgttaactctgtttctctctgcatagatgctggctgacctactgagtatttccagcattgtatgCTTTTATTACAATGGACAGTACAACAGAGAAGCAATGTCACTTACCCTCCTGGTTGCTGGGAGCAGTGTAATAGCTTCCTCCCGTCAGATATGAGGATTGGCAGTTAGGCACTTCTAAACAGAAagattaatgaaaacaaaaggaTTTTCAGGTGGAAACCAGAACATTACCAGACCACGACAATAACAGTTTATTTAAGTACAAGGATTATAACCCACTGAAAATCTCAGAAGCATTCTGGGCAGGGGTAAGCAAGGTAAACAGCATGGAATGATAATTCATACACTAAGACATGTGAAAGTTACATTGCAAATCACTTGCAACAGGAAATCACAATCTAATTGTTCTTTAAGGTAAACATAAAACCACATATTGGCCCCGAAACTGCAAAAAAATTGTTGTTGAGCCTTGCTTGATAGGAGgcagatgggagaatggggtgcAGACCTCAGTGATGATCTACCCTATTCGTGAGCAGCTGGTTCTTGCCTCTGTCTATGGTAAAGTCCTAAAAAGCACTCCACAGCCAATTAAAATTGCTTAACCCACAAGTCTCCTTTGTAATGTCAGTCAGGAATGGGGCATGGAGGGACTGATCATCAAGAGATCTTTTTGCCATTTCTGACCTGTTGAGATCCATGTGACCCATGAGAAAAATTTTCACTGGAAAAGCACATTCTGCACTGCACTGAATCAGTGTCTGACATTTTCTGTGGAGAGGGGGAGTCTAGTTATCTCCAGTGCTGAGTCAATACCAGTTTGCATGTGAAGCTTGATCAGCTGTGTCACAGAGCAATCTACAGGCACTGCCATTGGGCTGACAAAACTTCGCTTCTTGGTTGTTGACCAATTAAGTGGGACCTGTCTGACAGATGGACCAATGATCTTTAACTGGTGATTAGAGACACAAGATACAGGAAACCATGACctacatttaaaaaatctgttctgTTAAAGCCTTAGTCACTGTTAAATGTTGTCCTTTAGATTTAAATCTTAACCATCTGCTTGGCTTTACAGCagatccccactctctgcctcctattaggTTTTAGTATTAATAGGCCTAAGCTGATTAGAAGATTTTACAGTTACGTCACAGAGCATCAAATTAATAACACCCTTGAAGAAAGAGTTTGGCAAACCACATACAAAAAGCCTGATCCTTTAAATATCCAAGCCGAGCTTGGATGCTTTTTCAtgttaaagaaagaaaagaatcCACCAGGCACAGGGCAAAATATTTCTTTTAGAAATCAATGAGGGAATTATTCTAAATAGTAGATGTTGAATGGTTTCCTTTCCTTGTCAATGCAAGATCAAAGTAAATGAAAGGTTGCTTTGTAGAATCTGCTGTGTCTGTCAAGCTACCTCCATATATTTCATGTGTGAAATGTCAACCAAGGCCCATCACTGTGGTAACAAATCTCTCAGCTTGCTGATGTCAAAAGATAACAAAAGGCGATGCAAAATACCCAAGGGCAGGAAGAAGGCCCAGGTTTGTTCCTTCAAACCATCAGCACAATTATCAGCCAACCAGCAGAGACTGGATTACACAGAATGGAGCCACAGATCAATGTGCTTCAGCACTCACCCAAGCAGAGAACCAACCTGAGTCATAGCAGTAGTCTCTTGGCTCCTGCTTAATCCCAAGAGGGGGTTGGAAATTCTGCCTGCTGGGACCAGCGACATGATCGTAATGCGAGTCATGGTACTCCTGCTTGAAGGTCTGAGGAGATGGTGAAGGCATGGGCTCTGACATTTGCCGCTGGTAAACTTGCCGACTGTCGTTGGGGACTCCTGACTGGTGTGGATATGGGTGGCATGGCTCGGACATCTGCCGCTGGAACCtttgatgaaaaaaaaagttCGATACATTTGGTTGCCTCCCACAACACAAGCGTTATCACCAGATACAAAATATTGAATGAGAGAATTATATGTGGTTCAAAATAAAACCACAGTCCCTCTGCATACACCCTGCCATACACAATTATTTAAATTGCTTCCAAAAGTTTTAATTTGGTACATGTCCTGCAGGTTGTGTGATTGCCACATCAGAATCAGCAAAATATTGATTACATCAAATTTACATGCAAACtttggtagcgtagtggttagcataacgccatacagcgccagcaacccgagttcgaattccaccgctgtctgtaaggagtttgtatattctccctgtgactgcgtgggtttcctccgggtgctccggtttcctcccacattccaaagacatacaggttaggaagttgtgggcatgctatgttggcgacggaagtgtggcaacacttgtgggctgtccccagaacactctacgcagaagatgcatttcactgtgtgttttgatgtactgtacatgtgactaataagtctTACCTTATTTGGAAGTCAAACTATACAAAACCTTAGCAAATAATTATACAGGGTTATCTTTAACCTACAGGCATACTTGTCTGGTCAGATATGTGGAACCACAACAcaaatatgcttttttttaaaaaaaaacatgtatttaGTAAAAGGCTGTGCATTAAAATAAGTGAACACCCAAAACTGCCCTAAACAAAACATACAGGCTAAATTATTATAGAGGAGGATTTTCACACTAAAGGAATGTTGCTTTGACTTCATCACTACTTCCCCTTTGGAAGACTGGTCAGCACAACTCCAAAATAGAACTCTTGAGAATCATTTAGCACCTTGAAAGGTGATCCCACACAAATCAGCTCTTTGCAAATCACCCAGGTCCCCGGCACCACTTTCCATGTAAAATGATCCTTCACAGCTGACTGCAGTCGGATTAGTCCCATTTCCACTTTGTATCAACCTGCCTGCCAAACTGAAATCTATAGCTCTGCTGGTATGCCTCCATCGGAACAAACACTTCCAGATGGTCTTCAGCCAGCGTCCCGCACATACCACTTGGCAGAGGTGAAAACCAAGAGCTGTGGGAAGCAAAAGTTGCCACAGAAGCAGGTGCCATCTAGGGAGCTGCCACTGCCCAAAATACCATCTTTCTGCTCTCCTTTGAGATTTCAATAGCATTACAGATCTTTTATTTATTCTGCTGAGGCTCCCAAAATATCTCCAGGGGCACATGGCAACACGGAGAGAAAGGATTTGACCTTAAGAataaaattcctcctcttctctgtgGGGGCACACCATATGTAATATTTCTGATGATAGCTCTGAGTTTGATAGGGGAAAGAGGTTGCAAGGGTATTTCCCCTCATGGGGGACTTAGAACCAGGAGGCATGTCTCAAAAAAAAGGGCCCAACCACTTAAGATTGAGATGTGGAGTCATTTCTTCTGTGATTGTGattctgtgaaattctctaccacagaaagcagggAATGCTGaaccactgaatatattcaaacctGGGATTTTGGACTACAGGTTatggagggggaagaaaaaaaacatcaagGAGGAAATGGAGGCAAGGCCAAAGGTCAGATCAGCTATTGATGATACTGAATGGTAGGCCGcatagtctactcctgctcctctttcttgtTCAATAATTGAACAAACAGTGTCATGGGACAAGACAGTCTGTTTGTTGCCCCTTTCTGATAAATGAAAGCCAAAGTGCCATGAAATCAAGAAGAGATCAGCTTTTCCTGCTAAAATGTTCCCTTCTCCCACGAAATCTATGGTTCCTTTGTCACCCCTGAGCTGGTGAACAGTTCCATGGACACTCCAGAACTCCTCACTCAAACTGCTGAGCCTTGTAAACACTGGAAGTGGGTGTATGCAGGCTGTATGTCCAGCTCATAGCAAGGATTTGCTGGACATAGAGAACTCCAGTTGATTTCCTCCCTAGCAacgcacaaaacactggaggaactcagcaggtcaggcatttttttttaatgagggaaatggacgtcgactgtccattttccttcaatagatgctgcctgacctgctgagttccctccagtgttttatgtattgctccagattccagcaacggcagtctcttgtgtctctgtctcgaTTTCCTCCCTAGTTTAGGGGAACTAACACCAATTGTGATATCCTTACTATTGCTTCAGACCATCTTGGAGGAACAaaattgatgcaaaaaaaaccttGCAGCATAAAGAACTGTGAAAGCAATCAGGAAATGGGGTACATCCTGCAAACTACAGGCTTCATTCACCAAGCTCTTTTACATGCACTACAGGGCAGTAAAGTGATTTAACACTCACTTACCTGTGCTCTGGAGCATACTGGGACTCAGGCAAGGTCTGGGACATctgaagtggggggtggggtggtcgaGGTACTGCGAAGGTttgctgttgttgctgctgctgcggTGGAACTGGTGGGGGGGGTGCAGCGTGCACTGGGGATGAAGTAGGGCCATGGGCTGGTGGTGGCACTGCAgcaggggtgaggtgagggagaggggagttcTGATGGACTGGAGACACTGGGGTAGCTGGTGGAGTTAATGGCTTGAACCCAGCAGGGGGCTTCCTATCATAGGcactgcaaataaaaacagaagattcaGATACTTAGCTGGCAATATATTTAGCACATCCAGGACTTGCACTGTTGTTAGCAAAGGTGAATAATTGAGGTGCAAGTACAAATCAGCACCATGAAGAGCTGTTAATTGCATAAAACCATGTGCCCTGTAAGGATCCCACTGTCCCTCCAACAGCTCTGCTCCCCAGCACAGAATTCCTTATCACCTTTCTGAAAGATGCTGAGTCCTGATCTTCACAAGAGTGAATGCTTAATTTGAGAGCCTTAGGTCTCGGCAACATCTGGGCAGCACAGGGCGGCAACAGGCGGAgcagctgcctcacggctccagcccTGACTTCTTGGGGCTATTCTTGtggagttgcatgttctccctgtggccacgtgggtttccgCTGGCCACTCACTTATCGTATGTGCACGTGTGCCCACATGAAGCACGTGAAAGGGACGGCAGAGTTGGGTGCTGCTGCCTGACAACTCCAgcagacccgggttcagttctggcctctgagagctgtttgtgtggaatttgcatgtacttcttgtgactgagtgggtttcctctgcgtacTCCACATTCCTTCAACACCCTGAACTTACATTCAACTATATCTGCAATTACCATACTATATGGAACAAGAGTATAATGCTAGGTCAGTCAGAATATTCCATTTAGTGGTAAATCTTGGGTGCTATTGTGTGCAATGAGTGTCAGACTGTGTGATTATCAGAAAAACTTAAAAACTGCCAAAGAGTAATAAAACTGTATTGATGCCTGCATCGGACAGGAGATGATGAAGATGGTCCTATAAACTGCTTATATGTTTcctaaaatccacacagacaagctCAGCAGATTTGAGAGATGATCATCACGAGAAGTAAATACTGTTTCATCAGCTGTTGAAAAAAGTGCCAGCAATGGGAAAAACACAGAAATGGAATATAGATGGTGGGAGGATTGGCTTGGTTGGAGCTACAGTGCAACCAAGAGCAATTAAGGAATAGAGCCAAACAATGGGACAAGAGGCCAGGAAAATGAAGTCTGAGCTGATTGGAGGAGCGAAAGGAGGATTGTTTAATTATAAAAAGAGCTCACATTTACAGAAAGCATCTTTGATGCTCTCAGAAGCTCCCATTTGGAATGTAAAACATTAACTATCTCTGTGAAAATCTTCACAGCCAACGGATTAGTTGTGAAGCACAATCACTGTCGTCATGCAGGCAGAAAGAGGGCTGTCCAAAACTAAGAATAAGTCATTGCGTACCTGTAACTGTAGAGGCAGTTCTCTCCATAGCTGGAACTGAGACTCTGCTTGTGACGGCAGGACACTTCCGTATTAGGGCTTTGAGTTTCGCGCTTGATCTTTGCCGGGGAAGGTCCATGAAATACCACTGAAATAAAATAAGTTCACTTTGTAACTCTAGCCGTAGAAAGCGACAGATGCAAAACTAAGATAGACAATGACAAGTACATACTAACTAGCATTTGATTGGGCTTTAAGGAGCAACCATAATCGTCCAGATGGAAGTACATGGGTGGGGGAGATGGTAGGCTGAAAACAGATCCGTTTCTTTCTAAATAAGTGTAAACTTTGATGTATGTTATTGTTTGTGGTCTCAAGGAGGAAGAACTGAGGGAAGAAAGACTGGTAATGGATTAATAATTGATAATGAATATCCAGATATTACAGACATATAATCTGCAAAAAGGAGGAAGATTAATCATTTGCCAATTTATAATGTTTCACAACAATAGTTTAGGAATTATGTACACACCcttaaaaataagtaaaaatgCATATCCTTGGTGAACATTAGCTGTCCGGTTTTACTTTGATATCGACTTATTAACAACTCGTCAAGGGAGAAAGTGCCCATGTGCAGATATGAATTCTCACACAGTGGTGCAAGAGAATTATTGAGCTAAGCAGAAGTAACGGGTGTGTTCCAAACCTCGAGGTTTACTGCGAGGAAACATTCTTACAGGGACAGTGAATGGTTTACAGATGGAGGCCAGTCATTGACCCTTACATCTTGTGAGAAAGTTAATGACCTTTCCAAGATTGAATTTCACTCCACAAGGAGAGATTCCAATCCTGGAAAGAATGTAGATCTTCTTGACAACAAAACCATCCAACTCTAGGATTACTACTAGGTTATGCAGTTTACTTCATTTAGTAAAGCCCAGGATTAAAGTGTAACCATTGAAGTATTTGTGGACAGTGCACTTTATCCCAGTCATTATTTTTGCtaaatgaaaacagcaaatgctagaaattctcAGCCAGccaattgaaacattaacttggtttctctttccacagcttctgcctgacctgagtatttccagcatttcagtttcCATTTTGGACCtctagaat
The window above is part of the Pristis pectinata isolate sPriPec2 chromosome 1, sPriPec2.1.pri, whole genome shotgun sequence genome. Proteins encoded here:
- the LOC127568951 gene encoding ETS translocation variant 5-like — encoded protein: MDGFYDQQVPFMVHNIPKTRGEELRGRQMNERKRKLVETDLAHDSEELFQDLSQLQETWLAEAQVPEDDEQFVPDFQSVNLVFHGPSPAKIKRETQSPNTEVSCRHKQSLSSSYGENCLYSYSAYDRKPPAGFKPLTPPATPVSPVHQNSPLPHLTPAAVPPPAHGPTSSPVHAAPPPPVPPQQQQQQQTFAVPRPPHPPLQMSQTLPESQYAPEHRFQRQMSEPCHPYPHQSGVPNDSRQVYQRQMSEPMPSPSPQTFKQEYHDSHYDHVAGPSRQNFQPPLGIKQEPRDYCYDSEVPNCQSSYLTGGSYYTAPSNQEGLPYEKDPRMYYDDTCVVPDRIDNKVKQESPVYRENLPYQRRGSLQLWQFLVTLLDDPSNSHFIAWTGRGMEFKLIEPEEVARRWGIQKNRPAMNYDKLSRSLRYYYEKGIMQKVAGERYVYKFVCDPEALFSMAFPDNQRPFLKTEIDCHIKEDTVPLTHFDDNTAFLLEMDHCNNLQYSEGFAY